One window of Channa argus isolate prfri chromosome 4, Channa argus male v1.0, whole genome shotgun sequence genomic DNA carries:
- the gal gene encoding galanin peptides isoform X1 has protein sequence MQRCFGVFCVSLIFCAALSETIGLVIAAKEKRGWTLNSAGYLLGPRRIDHLIQIKDSPSPRGRDELVTQYGIDGHRTLGDKPGLAGKRDMGQEEDYRTGALRIADEDIIHTVIDFLSYLKLKEMGALDSLPSSVTSDELANP, from the exons ATGCAGAGGTGCTTTGGAGTGTTTTGCGTGTCCCTCATCTTTTGCGCAGCTCTCTCTGAGACCATCGGGTTGGTCATTGCG GCGAAGGAGAAGCGTGGCTGGACTCTGAACAGCGCTGGATACTTGTTAGGTCCCC GTCGTATTGATCACCTAATTCAGATAAAGGATTCTCCCAGTCCCAGAGGCAGAGACGAGCTGGTCACTCAAT ATGGAATAGATGGACACAGGACACTAGGAGACAAGCCAGGTCTGGCTGGAAAGAGGGACATGGGACAGGAAGAAGACTACCGAACAG GTGCCCTAAGAATAGCAGATGAGGACATCATCCACACTGTCATTGACTTCCTATCATACCTCAAACTAAAAG AGATGGGAGCCTTGGACAGCCTGCCTTCCTCTGTGACATCAGATGAACTGGCCAATCCCTAA
- the gal gene encoding galanin peptides isoform X2, whose amino-acid sequence MQRCFGVFCVSLIFCAALSETIGLVIAAKEKRGWTLNSAGYLLGPHGIDGHRTLGDKPGLAGKRDMGQEEDYRTGALRIADEDIIHTVIDFLSYLKLKEMGALDSLPSSVTSDELANP is encoded by the exons ATGCAGAGGTGCTTTGGAGTGTTTTGCGTGTCCCTCATCTTTTGCGCAGCTCTCTCTGAGACCATCGGGTTGGTCATTGCG GCGAAGGAGAAGCGTGGCTGGACTCTGAACAGCGCTGGATACTTGTTAGGTCCCC ATGGAATAGATGGACACAGGACACTAGGAGACAAGCCAGGTCTGGCTGGAAAGAGGGACATGGGACAGGAAGAAGACTACCGAACAG GTGCCCTAAGAATAGCAGATGAGGACATCATCCACACTGTCATTGACTTCCTATCATACCTCAAACTAAAAG AGATGGGAGCCTTGGACAGCCTGCCTTCCTCTGTGACATCAGATGAACTGGCCAATCCCTAA